One part of the Roseomonas gilardii genome encodes these proteins:
- a CDS encoding retroviral-like aspartic protease family protein codes for MVPAAVPVTTRMGLPAVPVLIDGKPAELMLDTGAGGTILTAGTAARLGLPVPTEPVQNVRGIGGTVRTGRVTVGRMQFGTLSVPGLPVAILGPDDVSRELQKNFDGFLGVDVLSRAAIELDLPGQRVVVHGDGACQPATPPASDGWGALPSWQSPEYRLGIFVTLMGRSMPALIDTGATSSQISRRGADFLGIGSPPPGMKPGITRGVGPATSATWYYRFPELRIGGELIERPRFRIVEGLPMAAEMVIGADFLSRRSVWLSYATGQVFVRQPLEPGPLMQGQARPVPP; via the coding sequence ATGGTGCCGGCCGCCGTGCCCGTCACCACGCGCATGGGCCTTCCCGCCGTTCCGGTGCTGATCGACGGCAAGCCGGCCGAGCTCATGCTGGACACCGGCGCGGGCGGCACCATCCTGACTGCCGGCACCGCGGCGCGGCTCGGCCTGCCGGTTCCCACGGAACCCGTCCAGAACGTACGCGGCATCGGTGGCACGGTCCGGACCGGACGCGTCACGGTCGGCCGGATGCAGTTCGGAACCCTCTCCGTCCCCGGCCTGCCGGTCGCCATCCTCGGACCGGACGACGTTTCACGGGAACTCCAGAAGAATTTCGACGGCTTCCTGGGCGTGGACGTGCTCAGCCGGGCCGCGATCGAGCTCGATCTACCAGGGCAGCGTGTCGTCGTGCATGGCGATGGCGCCTGTCAGCCTGCCACGCCCCCCGCTTCCGATGGGTGGGGTGCGCTGCCTTCCTGGCAGAGCCCGGAATACCGCCTCGGCATCTTCGTGACCCTCATGGGGCGCAGCATGCCGGCCCTGATCGACACGGGCGCGACCAGCAGCCAGATATCGCGGCGCGGCGCCGATTTTCTCGGGATCGGATCGCCGCCGCCAGGGATGAAGCCGGGCATCACCCGCGGTGTCGGCCCGGCGACGTCAGCGACCTGGTACTATCGTTTCCCGGAACTTCGCATCGGGGGCGAACTGATCGAGCGGCCCCGCTTCCGGATCGTGGAAGGCCTGCCCATGGCCGCCGAGATGGTGATCGGCGCGGATTTCCTCAGTCGCCGTTCTGTCTGGCTGTCCTATGCCACCGGCCAGGTCTTCGTACGCCAGCCCCTGGAGCCCGGCCCGCTGATGCAGGGCCAAGCCAGGCCCGTTCCACCCTGA
- a CDS encoding DUF2312 domain-containing protein: MSDVTDQDQEQDTDVGGIAADRLRSIIERVERLEEERKALADDIKDIFGEAKSAGFDVKVIRQIIRQRKQEPAEVEEQETLLDLYRRALGM, from the coding sequence ATGTCGGACGTGACCGATCAGGACCAGGAGCAGGACACCGATGTCGGCGGCATCGCCGCGGACCGTCTGCGCTCCATCATCGAGCGGGTGGAGCGGCTGGAGGAGGAGCGCAAGGCGCTGGCCGACGACATCAAGGACATCTTCGGCGAGGCGAAGTCCGCGGGCTTCGACGTCAAGGTGATCCGGCAGATCATCCGCCAGCGCAAGCAGGAGCCCGCCGAGGTGGAGGAGCAGGAGACCCTGCTCGACCTCTACCGCCGCGCGCTCGGCATGTGA
- a CDS encoding AAA family ATPase — protein sequence MSHRVHILGASGSGTTTLGAALAKRLGCPHEDADLYYWRRTDPPFTTKRPVPERLALLERALDDAAGWVLSGSMISWGGSLVPRFDLVVFLSLDPAERMRRLLAREEARHGARIQPGGDMAEASAAFLAWAESYDTAGPEIRSRALHEGWLAGLSCPVLRLRTEMPVPQLVEQVCAGLSRIPIRRRARPASLLTQQALDRY from the coding sequence TTGAGCCATCGGGTCCACATCCTCGGCGCTTCCGGCAGCGGCACGACGACCCTGGGCGCGGCCCTGGCGAAGCGCCTCGGCTGCCCGCACGAGGATGCCGACCTCTACTACTGGCGGCGGACCGACCCGCCCTTCACGACCAAGCGGCCGGTGCCGGAGCGGCTGGCCCTGCTGGAGCGGGCGCTGGACGACGCCGCCGGCTGGGTGCTGAGCGGCTCCATGATCTCCTGGGGCGGAAGCCTCGTGCCCCGCTTCGACCTGGTGGTCTTCCTGAGCCTCGATCCGGCGGAACGGATGCGCCGCCTGCTGGCGCGGGAGGAGGCCCGCCACGGCGCCCGCATCCAGCCGGGCGGCGACATGGCGGAGGCGAGCGCCGCCTTCCTGGCCTGGGCCGAAAGCTATGACACGGCGGGGCCGGAAATCCGCTCCCGCGCCCTGCACGAAGGCTGGCTGGCCGGGCTGTCCTGCCCGGTTCTGCGGCTGCGCACGGAGATGCCGGTGCCGCAACTGGTGGAGCAGGTCTGCGCCGGGCTTTCCCGCATCCCCATCCGGCGCCGCGCGCGCCCCGCCAGCCTGCTGACGCAGCAGGCGCTGGACCGGTACTGA
- a CDS encoding LysR substrate-binding domain-containing protein, giving the protein MELRQLRCFAAVAEELHFGRAAERLHMLPSALGRQVRLLEEELGAPLLLRTTRHVALTPAGNLLLREAREILARAEQAARAVREMARAVSPVLRIGAIDSAAAGLLPELLYAFHARHPEIPTELMEGKSSRLLPLLVRGRLDLGLVRPPVEEPGIVFEHLLTERPVAALPSTHPLAARRRLRPRDLEALPLILPPRRSSPHSAGIVKRLFDRLGLEPHVVQEADEKQTMVNLVAARIGVALLPEWMARIRVPGVVYRPLDLGEAGSLPEWALGVAWAEAQRSPGRDAFLALLRERFLPAPARNPADDVASDATATRPVPS; this is encoded by the coding sequence TTGGAACTGCGGCAGTTGCGCTGTTTCGCGGCGGTGGCGGAGGAGCTGCATTTCGGCCGGGCGGCGGAGCGGCTGCACATGCTGCCCTCGGCGCTGGGGCGGCAGGTGCGGCTGCTGGAGGAGGAGCTGGGCGCGCCGCTGCTGCTCCGGACCACGCGGCACGTGGCGCTGACCCCGGCGGGCAACCTGCTGCTGCGGGAGGCGCGGGAGATCCTGGCGCGGGCGGAGCAGGCGGCGCGGGCGGTGCGGGAGATGGCGCGGGCGGTCTCCCCGGTGCTGCGGATCGGCGCCATCGACAGCGCGGCGGCCGGGCTGCTGCCGGAACTGCTCTATGCCTTCCACGCCCGGCATCCGGAGATCCCGACCGAGCTGATGGAGGGCAAGTCCTCCCGCCTCCTGCCGCTGCTGGTGCGCGGGCGGCTTGATCTGGGTCTGGTGCGGCCGCCGGTGGAGGAGCCGGGCATCGTCTTCGAGCACCTGCTGACCGAGCGCCCGGTGGCGGCGCTGCCGAGCACGCATCCGCTGGCGGCGCGGCGGCGCCTGCGGCCGCGGGACCTGGAGGCGCTGCCGCTGATCCTGCCGCCCCGGCGCAGCAGCCCGCACAGCGCCGGGATCGTCAAGCGCCTCTTCGACAGGCTGGGGCTGGAGCCGCATGTGGTGCAGGAGGCGGATGAGAAGCAGACCATGGTGAACCTGGTCGCCGCGCGGATCGGGGTGGCGCTGCTGCCGGAATGGATGGCGCGTATCCGCGTGCCGGGGGTGGTGTACCGGCCGCTCGATCTCGGCGAGGCCGGCAGCCTGCCGGAATGGGCGCTGGGCGTGGCCTGGGCGGAGGCGCAGCGCAGCCCGGGGCGGGATGCCTTCCTGGCGTTGTTGCGAGAGCGCTTCCTGCCGGCCCCCGCGAGGAATCCGGCGGACGATGTCGCATCCGATGCCACAGCGACACGGCCTGTCCCGTCCTGA
- a CDS encoding M3 family oligoendopeptidase gives MFRSTCLADSARHGRATLDISGRAGGGGGEALPEWDLSDLYAGIEDPKLNADLGHAEAEARALEAEAAGKLADLSGDALAGVIRRYEAVEEILGRVLSFAQLLFAGDATKPEHGRFYQTMQERATDISSHLLFLTLELNRLEDSVLEAKLAESSALAAWRPWLRDLRVFRPHQLSDELEKLLHEKEVTGRSAWNRLFDETIAAMKVRVGEEELTVSSALNMLSDRDRAVREAAAKGVSAAFGERAPLFSLITNTLAKDKEIIDNWRRYPRPGSSRNRANMVEDEVVDALVSAVRASYPRLSHRYYAMKARWLGLEKLQHWDRNAPLPQEEDRTIPWSEAKERVFAAYNAFSPELAAIGRRFFDGPWIDVPPRSGKASGAFAHPTVPSVHPYLLLNYHGKSRDVMTLAHELGHGVHQILASKQGYLRSGTPLTLAETASVFGEMLTFRAVLDAETDPTRRRMLLAGKVEDMLNTVVRQIAFYTFESRLHEARRKGELSSEQIGEIWMGVQGESLGPAFEFTPDYNVYWAYVPHFVHTPFYVYAYAFGDCLVNALYSVYQSGEVPDFQRKYLDLLRAGGTLRHKELLAPFGLDASDPGFWNKGLDVIDGFITELEQPAPAGAA, from the coding sequence ATGTTTCGATCGACCTGCCTAGCCGACTCCGCCCGCCATGGCCGCGCCACCCTTGACATCTCCGGCCGCGCCGGTGGCGGCGGGGGCGAGGCCCTGCCGGAATGGGACCTGTCGGACCTCTATGCGGGAATCGAGGACCCGAAGCTCAACGCCGATCTCGGCCATGCGGAGGCGGAGGCCCGGGCGCTGGAGGCGGAAGCCGCCGGAAAGCTTGCGGACCTGTCCGGCGACGCCCTGGCCGGGGTGATCCGGCGCTACGAGGCGGTGGAGGAGATCCTGGGGCGGGTGCTCTCCTTCGCCCAGCTCCTCTTCGCGGGCGATGCCACGAAGCCGGAACACGGCCGCTTCTACCAGACCATGCAGGAGCGGGCGACCGACATCAGCAGCCACCTGCTCTTCCTGACGCTGGAGCTGAACCGGCTGGAGGATTCCGTGCTGGAGGCCAAGCTGGCGGAATCCTCCGCCCTGGCCGCCTGGCGCCCCTGGCTGCGCGACCTGCGGGTGTTCCGCCCACACCAGCTTTCGGACGAGCTGGAGAAGCTGCTGCACGAGAAGGAGGTGACCGGCCGCTCCGCCTGGAACCGCCTGTTCGACGAGACCATCGCGGCCATGAAGGTGCGGGTGGGGGAGGAGGAGCTGACCGTCTCCTCGGCGCTGAACATGCTCTCCGACCGGGACCGCGCGGTGCGCGAGGCGGCGGCCAAGGGGGTCTCGGCGGCCTTCGGCGAGCGTGCGCCGCTGTTTTCGCTGATCACCAACACGCTCGCCAAGGACAAGGAGATCATCGACAACTGGCGCCGCTACCCCCGCCCCGGCTCGTCCCGCAACCGGGCCAACATGGTCGAGGACGAGGTGGTGGACGCGCTGGTTTCCGCCGTGCGCGCGAGCTACCCGCGCCTGTCGCACCGCTACTACGCGATGAAGGCGAGGTGGCTGGGCCTGGAGAAGCTGCAGCACTGGGACCGCAACGCGCCCCTGCCGCAGGAGGAGGACCGCACCATCCCCTGGTCCGAGGCCAAGGAGCGCGTCTTCGCCGCCTACAACGCCTTCTCCCCGGAACTGGCCGCGATCGGCCGGCGCTTCTTCGACGGCCCCTGGATCGACGTGCCGCCGCGGTCGGGCAAGGCATCCGGCGCCTTCGCGCACCCGACCGTGCCCTCGGTGCATCCCTATCTGCTGCTGAACTACCACGGCAAGTCGCGCGACGTGATGACGCTGGCCCATGAGCTGGGCCATGGCGTGCATCAGATCCTGGCCTCGAAGCAGGGCTACCTGCGCTCCGGCACGCCGCTCACGCTCGCCGAGACGGCCAGCGTCTTCGGCGAGATGCTGACCTTCCGCGCCGTGCTGGATGCCGAGACCGACCCCACCCGCCGCCGCATGCTGCTGGCCGGCAAGGTGGAGGACATGCTGAACACGGTGGTGCGGCAGATCGCCTTCTACACCTTCGAATCCCGTCTGCACGAGGCGCGGCGCAAGGGCGAGCTGTCCTCCGAGCAGATCGGCGAGATCTGGATGGGCGTGCAGGGCGAGAGCCTGGGTCCGGCCTTCGAGTTCACGCCGGACTACAACGTGTACTGGGCCTATGTGCCGCACTTCGTGCACACGCCCTTCTACGTCTATGCCTATGCCTTCGGGGACTGCCTGGTGAACGCGCTCTACAGCGTCTACCAGTCCGGGGAGGTGCCGGATTTCCAGCGGAAGTATCTCGACCTGCTGCGCGCCGGCGGCACGCTGCGGCACAAGGAGCTGCTGGCCCCCTTCGGCCTCGACGCCTCCGACCCCGGCTTCTGGAACAAGGGTCTCGACGTGATCGACGGCTTCATCACCGAGCTGGAACAGCCGGCCCCCGCCGGGGCGGCGTGA
- a CDS encoding EI24 domain-containing protein, which produces MTAVLASLFLPFRQLGDPDFRGPLLKGLLGAMVSFALLVWLADWGIAAMAGHFAGEGWIATLAGLLGVLLVLFCSVWLFVPVVLAIAGLFTDQVAAAVEHRFYPWLPPPAGGASLAAQARFNLRLTLQVLVLNLILLPLSFALPVVGTVLLWVVAAVALGNGLFEGVAQRRMTVPEARLLRRRRRAEVFLLGAVLAALAVVPVANLLVPILGTAAMTHLLHRGQGALVPRPQVAELRAG; this is translated from the coding sequence ATGACCGCCGTCCTGGCCAGTCTCTTCCTGCCCTTCCGCCAGCTCGGCGACCCGGATTTCCGCGGTCCGCTGCTGAAGGGCCTCCTGGGTGCGATGGTCAGCTTCGCGCTGCTGGTCTGGCTGGCGGACTGGGGCATCGCCGCCATGGCCGGACACTTCGCGGGGGAGGGCTGGATCGCCACCCTCGCCGGGCTGCTCGGCGTGCTGCTGGTGCTGTTCTGCTCCGTCTGGCTCTTCGTGCCGGTGGTGCTGGCCATCGCCGGCCTCTTCACCGACCAGGTGGCGGCGGCGGTGGAGCACCGCTTCTACCCCTGGCTGCCGCCGCCCGCCGGCGGGGCCTCGCTGGCGGCGCAGGCGCGCTTCAACCTTCGCCTGACCTTGCAGGTGCTGGTGCTGAACCTGATCCTGCTGCCGCTGTCCTTCGCCCTGCCGGTGGTGGGCACCGTGCTGCTCTGGGTGGTGGCGGCGGTGGCGCTGGGCAACGGGCTGTTCGAGGGCGTGGCACAGCGGCGCATGACCGTGCCGGAGGCGCGGCTGCTGCGCCGCCGCCGCCGGGCCGAGGTCTTCCTGCTGGGCGCCGTGCTCGCGGCCCTGGCCGTGGTGCCGGTGGCGAACCTGCTGGTGCCGATCCTCGGCACCGCCGCCATGACGCATCTGCTGCACCGGGGGCAGGGCGCGCTGGTGCCGCGCCCGCAGGTGGCGGAGCTGCGGGCGGGCTGA
- a CDS encoding MFS transporter has product MPTAMESQVMRKVMWRIVPFIMLLYFVAFLDRVNVGFAALTMNKDIGLSPAQFGLGAGIFFFGYFLFEVPSNLILERVGARRWIARIMITWGLISGAMAFVTGPNSFYALRFLLGIAEAGFFPGIILYISLWFPARHRAGVTAMFMAAAPLSSAIGSPISGAIMEMHGLWGFAGWQWLFVVEAVPAVLLGFVVLAYMTDRPEKAGWLAPEERDWLTAEMEAERRAKVGAAKTSHNPLKAMTDPRVLALALIYFGTSAGLYTLGIWAPSIIGRFGLGTLGIGLLNAIPNIVAVIGMVLWARHSDRTGERSWHVVLACLLAALGLVLAGGTEGLVGVMLALCLVNLGISAAKPPLWAMPTMFLSGSAAAAGIATINSIGNLGGFVGPSVIGWVRGATGSFAGGLYVVAAALVVSAALTLLLSRHRRTEATQASAASH; this is encoded by the coding sequence ATGCCGACAGCGATGGAATCGCAGGTGATGCGCAAGGTGATGTGGCGCATCGTGCCCTTCATCATGCTGCTCTACTTCGTGGCCTTCCTCGACCGCGTGAACGTGGGCTTCGCGGCGTTGACGATGAACAAGGACATCGGCCTCAGCCCGGCGCAGTTCGGCCTGGGCGCCGGCATCTTCTTCTTCGGCTATTTCCTCTTCGAGGTGCCCTCGAACCTGATCCTGGAGCGGGTCGGCGCGCGGCGCTGGATCGCGCGCATCATGATCACCTGGGGCCTGATCTCCGGCGCCATGGCCTTCGTGACCGGGCCGAACAGCTTCTACGCGCTGCGCTTCCTGCTCGGCATCGCGGAGGCCGGGTTCTTTCCCGGCATCATCCTCTACATCTCCCTGTGGTTCCCCGCCCGCCACCGTGCCGGGGTGACGGCGATGTTCATGGCCGCGGCGCCGCTTTCCAGCGCCATCGGCTCGCCGATCTCCGGCGCGATCATGGAGATGCACGGGCTCTGGGGCTTCGCGGGCTGGCAGTGGCTCTTCGTGGTGGAGGCCGTTCCCGCCGTGCTGCTGGGCTTCGTCGTGCTCGCCTACATGACCGACCGGCCGGAGAAGGCGGGCTGGCTGGCGCCGGAGGAGCGCGACTGGCTCACGGCCGAGATGGAGGCCGAACGCCGCGCCAAGGTCGGCGCGGCGAAGACCAGCCACAACCCGCTGAAGGCGATGACCGACCCGCGCGTGCTGGCCCTGGCGCTGATCTATTTCGGCACCTCCGCCGGGCTCTACACGCTGGGCATCTGGGCACCGAGCATCATCGGCCGCTTCGGCCTCGGCACACTGGGCATCGGCCTGCTCAACGCCATCCCCAACATCGTGGCGGTGATCGGCATGGTGCTCTGGGCCCGCCATTCCGACCGCACGGGGGAGCGGAGCTGGCACGTGGTGCTCGCCTGCCTGCTGGCCGCGCTCGGCCTCGTCCTGGCCGGGGGCACGGAAGGGCTGGTGGGCGTGATGCTGGCACTCTGCCTGGTCAACCTGGGCATCAGCGCCGCCAAGCCGCCGCTCTGGGCCATGCCGACCATGTTCCTGTCGGGCTCCGCCGCCGCGGCGGGCATCGCCACCATCAATTCCATCGGCAATCTCGGCGGCTTCGTCGGCCCCAGCGTGATCGGCTGGGTCCGCGGCGCCACCGGCAGCTTCGCCGGCGGGCTCTATGTCGTCGCCGCCGCGCTGGTGGTCTCGGCGGCGCTGACCCTGCTGCTCAGCCGGCACCGGCGGACCGAGGCCACGCAGGCCTCCGCCGCCTCGCACTGA
- a CDS encoding AMP-dependent synthetase/ligase, with translation MTERWESLPGMLLGLAARWRDRPMLRHWVRDGSGGGWQRMSWAGFAHAVAATAAGLRARGVMPGDRVLLVSENRPEFPVADTAIMAIGAVTVPTYTTNTVADHAHILRDSGARVAIASTAALAGRVAEAARQAQEGHADGSGGNDPGLDLLVCMEDAPGTLSWQALTADPGDLAMLMAEVAQIPPGRLACLVYTSGTGGLPRGVMLPHRAMLANQAGLAEVVRRLKLDGECYLSFLPLSHAYEHTVGNFLLPSLGMEVVYSRGADRLAAEFTEVEPALVTAVPRLFQVLRHRILAQLEKEPAWKQRLFHRALALGLRRIDGPPLSLLERIEDAALDRLVRRKLRARFGRRLVALVSGGARLDPELSGFFLALGVTVLQGYGQTEAGPVVSVNLPWDNRRDSVGAPLPGVETRIAGDGELLLRGELVMDGYWNAQEATEAALEDGWLHTGDIAEIDPAGHIVIHDRKKDFIKTLGGDMVSPAKIEGLLMAEPEIAQAVIAGEGRPGVVALLVPADGAEDRVAPAVDRVNRRLSSIERIRHWRPVAPFTVENGLMTPTMKVRRRLVLQQHAPLVEALY, from the coding sequence ATGACCGAACGCTGGGAAAGCCTCCCCGGCATGCTGCTGGGCCTGGCCGCGCGCTGGCGCGACCGCCCGATGCTGCGCCACTGGGTCCGGGACGGGTCGGGCGGGGGCTGGCAGCGGATGAGCTGGGCCGGATTCGCCCATGCGGTGGCCGCCACCGCCGCCGGGCTGCGCGCCCGCGGGGTCATGCCGGGCGACCGCGTGCTGCTGGTCAGCGAGAACCGGCCGGAATTCCCCGTCGCCGACACCGCCATCATGGCCATCGGCGCCGTGACCGTGCCGACCTATACCACCAACACCGTGGCGGACCACGCCCATATCCTGCGCGACAGCGGTGCCCGGGTGGCCATCGCCTCCACCGCCGCCCTGGCCGGCCGGGTCGCCGAGGCGGCGCGGCAGGCGCAGGAGGGACATGCGGACGGGAGCGGCGGCAACGATCCGGGGCTCGACCTGCTCGTCTGCATGGAGGACGCGCCGGGGACCCTGTCCTGGCAGGCGCTGACCGCCGATCCGGGCGACCTCGCCATGCTGATGGCAGAGGTGGCGCAGATCCCGCCCGGGCGGCTGGCCTGCCTCGTCTATACCTCCGGCACGGGCGGCCTGCCGCGCGGCGTGATGCTGCCGCACCGGGCCATGCTGGCGAACCAGGCCGGGCTGGCGGAGGTGGTGCGGCGGCTGAAGCTCGACGGGGAGTGCTACCTCTCCTTCCTTCCGCTCTCCCATGCCTACGAGCACACGGTCGGCAACTTCCTGCTGCCCTCGCTCGGCATGGAGGTCGTGTACAGCCGTGGCGCCGACCGGCTGGCGGCCGAGTTCACCGAGGTCGAGCCCGCCCTGGTGACGGCGGTGCCGCGCCTCTTCCAGGTGCTGCGCCACCGCATCCTGGCCCAGTTGGAAAAGGAGCCCGCCTGGAAGCAGCGCCTGTTCCACCGCGCCCTCGCCCTCGGCCTGCGGCGGATAGACGGGCCACCGCTGTCCCTGCTGGAGCGGATCGAGGACGCGGCGCTGGACCGGCTGGTGCGGCGCAAGCTGCGCGCCCGCTTCGGACGGCGGCTGGTGGCGCTGGTTTCCGGTGGCGCCCGGCTCGATCCGGAGCTTTCGGGCTTCTTCCTCGCCCTCGGCGTCACCGTGCTGCAGGGCTATGGCCAGACCGAGGCCGGGCCGGTGGTCAGCGTCAACCTGCCCTGGGACAACCGCCGCGACAGCGTCGGCGCGCCCCTGCCCGGCGTCGAGACCCGGATCGCCGGGGATGGCGAGCTGCTGTTGCGCGGCGAGTTGGTGATGGACGGCTACTGGAACGCCCAGGAGGCCACCGAGGCGGCGCTGGAGGACGGCTGGCTGCACACCGGGGACATCGCCGAGATCGACCCGGCCGGGCACATCGTCATCCACGACCGCAAGAAGGACTTCATCAAAACCCTGGGAGGTGACATGGTGAGTCCCGCCAAGATCGAGGGGCTGCTGATGGCGGAGCCGGAGATCGCCCAGGCCGTGATCGCCGGCGAGGGCCGCCCGGGCGTGGTGGCGCTGCTGGTGCCGGCGGATGGCGCGGAGGACCGGGTCGCTCCCGCGGTGGACCGGGTGAACAGGCGCCTGTCCAGCATCGAGCGCATCCGCCACTGGCGACCGGTGGCGCCCTTCACCGTCGAGAACGGGCTGATGACGCCGACCATGAAGGTCCGCCGCCGCCTCGTGCTGCAGCAGCATGCCCCGCTGGTGGAGGCGCTGTATTGA
- a CDS encoding Gfo/Idh/MocA family protein: MSEARTTPDTNTSTTAGPVRLGIIGGGIMGERLLRAAAGQDSVRIAGLWDPAPEAVARLRAELPETQFLASAAAVIEASDCVYVASPPATHLAHARATLKAGRALFCEKPLAVDVADAGRFLREAKGARCAINFPFASSPTVERLREWLDAGAVGQPRHLAIAAEFARWPRGWQHAAAGWLDGPAQGGFTREVVSHFLFLARRLFGPLALSQARALFPEAGRSEREIEARLTAGGLPLALSGSVGRVGADEANGFTVTGSQGAIRLRNWALAERLGADGAWEGDPSAMPHEKARPLTLQRQLDGVARMTRGEPHHLATLEEAYEVQATVEAILRSGEAPLPG, from the coding sequence ATGAGCGAAGCCAGGACCACTCCCGACACGAACACCTCCACCACGGCCGGCCCCGTGCGGCTGGGCATCATCGGCGGCGGGATCATGGGGGAGCGCCTGCTGCGGGCCGCCGCCGGCCAGGACAGCGTGCGGATCGCGGGCCTCTGGGACCCGGCGCCGGAGGCCGTGGCGCGGCTGCGCGCGGAACTGCCGGAGACGCAGTTCCTCGCCTCCGCCGCGGCGGTGATCGAGGCCTCGGACTGCGTCTATGTCGCCTCGCCCCCGGCGACGCATCTCGCCCATGCCCGGGCGACGCTGAAGGCAGGCCGGGCGCTGTTCTGCGAGAAGCCCCTGGCGGTGGATGTCGCCGATGCCGGGCGCTTCCTGCGGGAGGCGAAGGGCGCGCGCTGCGCCATCAACTTCCCCTTCGCCTCCTCGCCCACGGTGGAGCGGCTGCGGGAATGGCTCGATGCCGGGGCGGTGGGGCAGCCGCGGCATCTCGCCATCGCGGCGGAGTTCGCCCGCTGGCCACGCGGCTGGCAGCACGCGGCGGCCGGCTGGCTGGACGGCCCCGCCCAGGGCGGCTTCACGCGCGAGGTGGTGTCGCATTTCCTCTTCCTGGCCCGGCGCCTCTTCGGCCCGCTCGCCCTGTCCCAGGCCCGCGCCCTCTTCCCCGAGGCAGGCCGCAGCGAGCGGGAGATCGAGGCCCGCCTGACCGCGGGCGGCCTGCCGCTGGCCCTGTCCGGCTCGGTCGGGCGGGTCGGGGCGGACGAAGCGAACGGCTTCACCGTCACCGGCAGCCAGGGCGCCATCCGGCTGCGGAACTGGGCCCTGGCGGAGCGCCTGGGGGCGGACGGCGCATGGGAGGGCGATCCCTCGGCCATGCCGCACGAGAAGGCCCGCCCCCTGACCCTGCAGCGCCAGCTCGACGGCGTGGCCCGCATGACGCGCGGCGAGCCGCATCACCTGGCCACGCTGGAAGAGGCCTATGAGGTGCAGGCCACGGTCGAGGCGATCCTGCGCAGCGGCGAGGCGCCCCTGCCGGGCTGA
- the arfB gene encoding alternative ribosome rescue aminoacyl-tRNA hydrolase ArfB — protein MAPEQAGSGRLIPVNARLALREDEITESFVRASGPGGQNVNKVSTAVRLSFDLRNSPSLPPAVKARAARLAGHRLTSEGVVVIAAQRFRSLERNREDALERLLDLLREAAVPPVPRIATRVPKGEKRRRVEGKVRRGEVKRLRGKPAGD, from the coding sequence GTGGCGCCGGAACAGGCAGGGAGCGGGAGGCTGATCCCGGTCAACGCCCGGCTGGCGCTGCGCGAGGACGAGATCACGGAGAGCTTCGTCCGCGCCTCCGGGCCGGGCGGGCAGAACGTGAACAAGGTCTCCACCGCCGTCCGCCTCAGCTTCGACCTGCGCAACTCGCCCTCGCTGCCCCCGGCGGTGAAGGCGCGGGCCGCCCGGCTCGCCGGGCACAGGCTGACCTCGGAAGGGGTGGTGGTGATCGCCGCCCAGCGCTTCCGCTCGCTGGAGCGGAACCGCGAGGACGCGCTGGAACGCCTGCTGGATCTGCTGCGCGAGGCGGCGGTGCCCCCGGTGCCGCGCATCGCGACCCGCGTGCCGAAGGGAGAGAAGCGGCGCCGGGTGGAGGGCAAGGTCCGGCGCGGCGAGGTCAAGCGGCTGCGGGGAAAGCCGGCGGGGGATTGA